The following are encoded in a window of Chlorocebus sabaeus isolate Y175 chromosome 22, mChlSab1.0.hap1, whole genome shotgun sequence genomic DNA:
- the LOC103227501 gene encoding uncharacterized protein: protein MLRTRTRSIKPAEFKDVKISLEKESQKGKEFDNFFNLGSKSISHSRIHRENKGPVSEAKIQVTTYERLQSVAPLAARFREALEGKGSAKRHQGSQAGPRARRRKRVSRGVAFRDSSALDEERGQQNYPGEKRFICKECGKAFGQSANLIVHQRIHTGEKPFLCNKCRNGFRQRSHLIRHQRIHTGEKPYECQECGKTLSQSSNLIVHQGIHTGEESFECSECGKAFSRSSGLTVHQRIHTGEKPFECNECSKAFSCSSYLIVHQRIHTGEKPYKCNECGRTFGQSSHLILHQATHARKKPQLATWVRAHC from the coding sequence ATGCTGAGGACGAGGACTAGAAGTATAAAGCCAGCAGAATTCAAGGATGTAAAAATCTCCCTAGAGAAGGAAAGCCAGAAAGGTAAAGAATTTGATAACTTCTTTAATCTAGGCTCAAAAAGTATTTCACATTCGAGAATTCACAGGGAGAACAAGGGGCCAGTTTCAGAAGCCAAAATACAAGTCACAACTTATGAAAGGCTTCAGAGTGTAGCCCCTCTGGCAGCCAGGTTTAGAGAAGCCCTAGAGGGGAAAGGAAGTGCAAAGAGGCATCAGGGAAGCCAGGCAGGACCCAGAgcgaggagaaggaagagagtttCCAGAGGTGTTGCCTTCAGAGACAGCAGTGCCCTTGACGAGGAAAGAGGGCAACAAAACTACCCAGGAGAGAAACGCTTTATCTGTAAAGAGTGTGGAAAAGCCTTTGGTCAGAGTGCAAACCTCATCGTGCACCAAAGAATCCACACAGGGGAGAAACCTTTCCTATGTAATAAATGCAGAAATGGCTTCAGACAGAGGTCACACCTCATACGACATCAGAGGATCcacactggtgagaaaccctatgaatgccAGGAATGTGGGAAGACCTTGAGCCAGAGCTCAAATCTCATAGTTCATCAGGGCATCCACACTGGGGAGGAATCTTTTGAATGTAGtgagtgtgggaaagccttcagccGGAGTTCAGGCCTCACTGTCCATCAGAGGATCCACACGGGGGAGAAGCCATTTGAGTGTAATGAATGCAGCAAAGCTTTCAGTTGTAGCTCATACCTTATTGtgcatcagagaattcacacagGGGAGAAACCGTATaagtgtaatgagtgtggaaGAACCTTTGGCCAGAGCTCCCATCTTATTCTCCATCAGGCAACTCATGCCCGGAAGAAACCTCAGCTGGCTACTTGGGTTAGGGCCCATTGTTAA